A window of Juglans regia cultivar Chandler chromosome 7, Walnut 2.0, whole genome shotgun sequence contains these coding sequences:
- the LOC108987304 gene encoding UDP-glycosyltransferase 92A1-like, whose translation MASDEYIVMLPYLAHGHLIPFLALARQIQQRTGFTIIIASTKLNIQYLRRSSVSVDDSNFPSHSSIRFVELPFCSSAHDLPPDTENTENLSLNKMINLFHASVSLKDPLLHVLHDIIDQEGRPPLCIISDVFFGWAVDVAKSVGAMHITFSTGGAYGTMTYVSLWLNLPHRSTDSDEFKLPGFPESYRFHRSQLHQYLRVADGTDMWSTFMQPQISRCLESSGWLCNTVEEIEPFGLDLLRKYLRLPVWTIGPLLPQAALKKPSSSHSSSISGQHAGKKSGVPPEKCLEWLDLKSADSVLYISFGSQNTIGASQMMELAKGLEDSAKSFIWVIRPPLGFDINGEIRAEWLPEGFEERIRENKRGLLVRNWAPQLDILAHKSTGAFLSHCGWNSILESLSQGVPMIGWPMAAEQAYNSKMLTEEMGLSVELTRGHQSVIEGKEVKRVVELVMDEKGKGKDMRKKAAEVRVQIRSAIREEGEEQGSSVKAIDDFVRTIVSKRGALTANQLGSKISEKELPTILSN comes from the coding sequence ATGGCCTCCGATGAATATATTGTAATGCTACCTTACCTTGCCCATGGCCATCTTATACCATTCCTAGCATTGGCAAGGCAGATTCAACAAAGAACGGGCTTCACCATCATCATTGCCAGCACCAAGCTCAACATCCAGTACCTCCGACGTTCTTCCGTTTCTGTCGACGACTCTAATTTTCCATCCCATTCCAGCATCCGCTTTGTCGAGCTCCCCTTCTGCAGTTCTGCCCACGACTTACCACCCGACACTGAGAACACCGAGAACTTGTCTCTAAACAAAATGATAAACCTTTTTCATGCATCGGTGAGTCTCAAAGATCCACTCTTGCACGTTCTCCATGATATCATTGACCAAGAAGGGCGGCCTCCGCTTTGTATAATTTCCGACGTGTTTTTTGGGTGGGCTGTTGATGTTGCAAAGAGTGTGGGCGCCATGCATATTACATTCTCCACCGGTGGAGCCTACGGCACCATGACCTACGTGTCTCTGTGGCTTAACCTCCCACATCGTTCCACAGATTCCGACGAGTTCAAGCTGCCGGGGTTTCCTGAAAGTTATCGTTTCCATCGCTCTCAATTGCACCAATATTTGAGAGTTGCGGATGGTACGGACATGTGGTCTACATTTATGCAGCCACAGATTTCGCGTTGCTTGGAGTCTTCAGGGTGGCTGTGTAACACAGTCGAGGAAATTGAACCTTTTGGCCTAGATCTTCTCAGAAAATATCTGCGACTTCCCGTTTGGACTATAGGTCCTCTTCTTCCCCAAGCAGCTCTTAAAAAGCCGTCCTCCTCACATTCATCAAGTATTTCCGGACAGCATGCCGGGAAAAAATCCGGAGTACCTCCAGAAAAATGCCTTGAGTGGCTTGATTTGAAGAGTGCTGATTCAGTTCTTTACATTTCTTTTGGTTCTCAGAACACCATTGGTGCGTCCCAAATGATGGAATTAGCTAAAGGCTTGGAGGACAGTGCAAAATCTTTCATTTGGGTGATAAGGCCACCCCTTGGTTTCGACATTAATGGCGAAATCAGAGCGGAGTGGTTGCCAGAAGGATTTGAAGAACGGATCAGGGAAAACAAACGAGGTTTGTTAGTCAGAAACTGGGCACCCCAGTTGGATATTCTTGCCCACAAGTCGACCGGAGCTTTTCTGAGTCATTGCGGGTGGAACTCGATATTGGAGAGCTTAAGCCAGGGCGTGCCCATGATAGGGTGGCCTATGGCAGCCGAGCAGGCATACAATTCAAAGATGCTGACGGAGGAGATGGGTTTGAGTGTGGAGCTGACAAGAGGGCATCAAAGCGTGATTGAAGGGAAGGAGGTGAAGAGGGTCGTAGAATTGGTTATGGACGAAAAGGGCAAAGGCAAGGATATGAGGAAGAAGGCAGCCGAGGTTAGAGTGCAGATAAGGTCGGCAAtaagagaagagggagaagagCAGGGGTCTTCGGTGAAGGCAATCGATGACTTTGTTAGGACGATTGTTTCCAAGAGAGGAGCACTCACGGCCAATCAGCTTGGTTCAAAAATTTCAGAGAAGGAGCTCCCCACAATTTTAAGTAATTGA